From one Pempheris klunzingeri isolate RE-2024b chromosome 9, fPemKlu1.hap1, whole genome shotgun sequence genomic stretch:
- the tmsb1 gene encoding thymosin beta 1 encodes MGDNPVTTEVEKFDKKCLKKTETKEKNTLPTQAEIEEEKKCAQEQK; translated from the exons ATGGGCGACAATCCAGTCACTACAGAGGTGGAAAAATTTGACAAGAAATGTCTAAAGAAGACCGAGacgaaggaaaaaaacactcttCCGACTCAAGCGG AAAttgaagaagagaagaaatgtgCACAAGAGCAGAAGTAA
- the LOC139207353 gene encoding SLAIN motif-containing protein-like, with product MVVPDSAGVVPQPDHGSPTGLTGSSKLGCEEEEEGGQDLAGVELEEVRKLQELVHRLEVQNETLRNRGSKTSIHRGASSNSNLTAAVNINERLTCEGVTNSHLRLEHSGTLGSTDFELSPPQDSSSGEEMSPLPVANRLGEEDDEEDGVEEEERGPCGGFLTLTCSNGGGQSQGQSQTPESPSQGSYESETLAESDSGVDQTALDEVDVLDLEDECAEVEDEDSWLYVSPKKQVADPGPDSPLKWCRQALDHRSPETEMACRTLISRLDQTSRWRNMYSSPSAEAGSAGSGLISPGYHKSTNKSLLTCGSSGVTSMHSALSSQSSIDSELSTSDDSISMGYKLQDLTDVQIMARLQEESLRQDYASSSASASRRSSTASLQSLRRGGTYSDQEFDSYSLEDEEDDFCSMPQRRHRFTPSPLGSPRCLSPSTSNHGQEYSSRLGAPRTRTPRRSLQGPSAELLKFAKSEEELRHSMPNLAPRTSLRSLEAVRNSRSMEANLQSSGNRMSHLTHSPSTGMACSRLRSNGQSPLSLRAPVKAVPPVGSVVPGRQPSRGLPVVQAPSAGGGRRVQSPGSVNGGAYMSGRGSTGMGKPAVGRGQATPSASTRSKLSQPPRRSLGITKMSDESWKDGCY from the exons ATGGTGGTCCCGGACAGTGCCGGCGTGGTCCCCCAGCCCGACCATGGCAGTCCCACTGGCCTCACTGGGAGCTCCAAGCTCGGgtgtgaggaggaagaagaggggggtCAAGACCTGGCAggggtggagctggaggaggtccGGAAGCTGCAGGAGCTTGTTCATAGGTTGGAGGTCCAGAATGAGACCCTGCGCAACAGGGGGAGCAAGACCAGCATCCACAGAGGagccagcagcaacagcaacctCACCGCCGCCGTCAATATTAACGAGAGGCTGACTTGTGAAGGGGTGACCAACTCCCATCTCAGATTGGAGCACAGTGGCACGTTGGGCAGCACAGACTTTGAGCTGTCACCCCCTCAAGACAGCAGCAGTGGCGAAGAGATGTCCCCTCTGCCGGTGGCCAACAGGCTGGGGGAGGAGGACGATGAAGAAGACGGGGTCGAAGAGGAGGAACGGGGTCCGTGCGGGGGCTTTCTCACCTTGACCTGCAGCAACGGAGGGGGGCAGTCCCAGGGGCAAAGCCAGACGCCAGAGAGCCCCTCTCAGGGAAGTTATGAGTCAGAGACACTTGCAGAGAGCGACTCAGGGGTGGACCAAACGGCTCTGGATGAGGTGGACGTCCTAGATTTGGAGGATGAGTGTGCAGAAGTAGAGGACGAGGACAGTTG GTTGTATGTGTCTCCAAAAAAGCAAGTAGCAGATCCAGGCCCAGATTCTCCACTGAAATGGTGTCGACAGGCTCTTGACCACCGCAGCCCAGAGACAGAAATGGCTTGTCGGACCCTGATCAGCCGTTTGGACCAGA CGTCTCGGTGGAGGAACATGTACAGTAGCCCATCAGCAGAGGCAGGCTCGGCAGGCTCAGGCCTGATCTCTCCTGGGTACCACAAATCAACTAACAAATCCCTACTAACCTGTGGCAGCTCAG GCGTCACAAGCATGCACTCAGCCCTGAGCTCACAGTCCTCCATAGACAGTGAGCTCAGCACATCCGATGACTCCATCTCCATGGGCTACAAGCTGCAGGATCTCACTGATGTCCAGATCATGGCTCGCCTGCAGGAAGAGA GTCTGAGGCAGGATTATGCTTCCAGCTCAGCATCTGCATCACGCCGCAGCTCCACAGCCTCTCTGCAGTCCCTGCGTCGGGGTGGCACCTACAGCGATCAGGAATTTGACAGTTACAGCCTGGAGGACGAAGAGGATGACTTCTGCTCCATGCCCCAGCGGCGACATCGCTTCACCCCCTCGCCCTTAGGCTCACCCCGGTGCCTGTCTCCCTCCACTTCCAACCACGGTCAGGAATACAGCAGCCGACTGGGTGCCCCACGCACAAGAACACCCAGACGATCTCTCCAGGGCCCCAGTGCAGAGCTGCTAAAATTTGCCAAGAGTGAGG AGGAGTTGAGACACAGCATGCCTAATCTGGCCCCCCGCACCAGCCTACGTTCCCTGGAAGCAGTCAGAAACAGCCGCAGCATGGAGGCTAACCTCCAGAGCTCAGGCAACCGCATGTCCCACCTGACTCACTCCCCCTCCACAG GTATGGCATGTAGTCGGCTGCGTAGCAATGGCCAGTCACCTCTCTCCCTGCGGGCTCCAGTTAAAGCTGTCCCTCCTGTCGGCTCCGTGGTCCCTGGCCGTCAGCCCTCCAGAGGCCTGCCTGTTGTCCAAGCACCGTCTGCAGGAGGGGGCCGCAGGGTCCAGTCCCCAGGCTCTGTCAATGGTGGCGCCTACATGAGCGGGAGAGGCTCCACTGGGATGGGGAAACCTGCCGTGGGCCGAGGGCAGGCCACGCCATCAGCATCCACCAGGAGCAAACTTTCACAGCCCCCCAGGAG GTCTTTGGGCATAACCAAAATGTCAGATGAATCCTGGAAAGACGGCTGTTACTGA
- the znf711 gene encoding zinc finger protein 711, which produces MDQGGGVLELHTQELKMPHAMIMQDFVANMGGLAHIDGEHIVVSVPEGMLLSDVMTDEGILLEHELEVEGLETQVVQGLETEVVEGLETEVVESLHADVEGLDADGLQTHVVELEAQVVEGLEGEVEVEGLEAQVVEGLETEVDVEDLEAHVVEGLEEEVEVEGLEAEVVEGLEVDVESLQSQGVEAHEITTEDMVSSEHSVIMPENILGTEVAIEEALDPHHHHVLTSDLIQDSNHHHDDMPDQVFVAELLSEHQDNTLDHQLVSEGLMVTEANSETIIHEQLPTEAVPLQTDEDDDARSSSEDYLMISLDEVGEKLDIGDTPLEISTEVMEDKESKEEDGSEVIKVYIFKAEADDDLGGTEVITEDDYQNGHPDLEAASSGRLGVGRDKMVYMAVKNHPKEEEDDEDDSDDDDDDDISNTIDQVKNGASTPFLQIREGLGANRVLKPKTKKKKKGETRQCQTAVIIGPDGMPLTVYPCHLCGKKFRSRGFLKCHMKNHPDHLLKKKYQCTDCDFTTNKKVSFHNHLESHKLLSHNNERSPEYTEYTRRYHESSPLGSDKLIVKDREPKLHHCKYCDYETAEQGLLNRHLLAVHSKNFAHVCVECAKGFRHPSELKKHMRTHTGEKPYHCPHCEFRCADQSNLKTHIKSKHGADLPFKCSHCPQAYADARELQRHIEMVQGHKTHQCPHCEHKSTNSSDLKRHIISVHTKDFPHQCDVCEKGFHRPSELKKHAETHKGNKVHQCRHCNFNAPDTFTLSRHILSLHTKDLPFKCKRCRRGFRQPAELKKHMKTHSGRKVYQCQYCEYNSTDASGFKRHVISIHTKDYPHRCDYCTKGFRRPSEKSQHIARHHKDMLM; this is translated from the exons ATGGATCAGGGAGGAGGGGTGTTGGAGCTACACACTCAGGAGCTGAAGATGCCTCATGCAATGATCATGCAAGATTTTG TTGCAAACATGGGGGGTCTGGCTCACATTGATGGGGAACACATTGTGGTGTCTGTGCCCGAGGGTATGCTTCTTTCTGATGTGATGACGGACGAGGGCATCCTCCTGGAGCATGAGCTTGAGGTGGAAGGCCTAGAGACTCAGGTGGTTCAAGGCCTGGAGACTGAGGTGGTTGAAGGACTGGAGACAGAAGTGGTGGAGAGCTTACATGCAGATGTAGAGGGTTTGGACGCAGACGGCTTACAGACACACGTGGTAGAACTGGAGGCTCAGGTTGTCGAGGGCCTAGAGGGGGAGGTGGAAGTGGAGGGTCTTGAGGCGCAAGTGGTGGAGGGCCTGGAGACCGAGGTAGATGTGGAGGACCTGGAGGCTCATGTTGTTgagggcctggaggaggaggtggaagtggAGGGTTTAGAGGCTGAGGTTGTTGAGGGTCTGGAGGTAGATGTGGAAAGTTTGCAATCTCAAGGTGTAGAGGCCCATGAAATAACCACCGAAGATATGGTGTCCTCAGAACACAGTGTGATCATGCCTGAAAATATTCTAGGCACAGAGGTTGCGATAGAGGAAGCACTTGACCCCCACCATCACCACGTCCTAACTTCAGACCTCATCCAGGACTCAAACCACCACCATGATGACATGCCAGACCAGGTGTTTGTGGCAGAGCTACTGTCTGAGCACCAGGACAACACTCTGGACCACCAGCTTGTGTCAGAAGGCTTGATGGTGACAGAGGCCAACTCGGAGACCATAATCCACGAACAGCTGCCAACTGAGGCTGTTCCCCTGCAGAccgatgaggatgatgatgcaCGAAGCAGCTCTGAGGATTACCTCATGATCTCCT TGGATGAGGTGGGAGAGAAGCTGGACATAGGAGACACTCCCCTTGAGATAAGCACTGAAGTAATGGAAGACAAGGAATCAAAAGAGGAGGATGGCTCTGAGGTCATCAAAGTCTACATTTTCAAAGCTGAGGCAGATGACGATTTAG GCGGAACAGAGGTGATAACAGAGGATGATTACCAGAATGGCCATCCTGACCTGGAAGCTGCATCATCAGGGAGGCTGGGAGTTGGCCGTGACAAGATGGTCTACATGGCAGTCAAGAACCAtccaaaagaagaagaggatgacgaggatgacagtgatgatgatgacgatgatgatatCA GTAATACCATTGATCAGGTGAAGAACGGAGCATCGACACCATTTCTGCAAATCCGAGAGGGGCTGGGCGCTAACCGTGTCCTCAAACCCAAAactaagaagaagaagaaaggagagacaCGGCAGTGTCAGACTG CTGTTATCATTGGACCAGATGGCATGCCTTTGACCGTCTACCCCTGCCACTTGTGTGGAAAGAAGTTTCGCTCACGAGGCTTCCTAAAATGCCACATGAAGAACCATCCGGACCACCTACTTAAGAAGAAGTACCAGTGTACAGACTGCGACTTTACCACCAACAAGAAGGTCAGTTTCCACAACCACCTAGAGAGTCACAAGCTGCTGAGCCACAACAACGAGCGCTCTCCAGAATACACTGAGTACACGCGGCGCTACCATGAGTCCAGCCCCCTGGGCTCCGACAAGCTCATCGTCAAGGACCGGGAGCCCAAACTGCATCACTGCAAGTACTGCGACTATGAAACAGCTGAACAGGGCCTGCTCAACCGTCACCTGCTGgctgtgcacagtaagaactttgcacatgtgtgtgtcgAGTGCGCCAAAGGCTTCCGCCACCCGTCAGAGTTGAAGAAACACATGCGGACCCACACAGGCGAGAAGCCCTACCACTGCCCGCACTGCGAGTTCCGCTGTGCAGATCAGTCCAACCTAAAGACTCACATCAAAAGCAAGCACGGCGCAGATCTGCCTTTCAAATGCAGCCACTGTCCTCAAGCCTACGCTGATGCACGGGAACTCCAGCGTCATATAGAGATGGTGCAAGGCCACAAAACCCACCAGTGTCCACACTGTGAGCACAAGAGCACCAACTCCAGTGACCTGAAACGACATATTATCTCTGTTCACACCAAGGACTTCCCCCATCAGTGTGACGTGTGTGAGAAAGGCTTTCACAGGCCCTCGGAGTTGAAGAAACACGCAGAGACACACAAGGGCAACAAGGTGCATCAGTGCCGGCATTGTAACTTCAACGCTCCCGACACCTTCACCTTGAGTCGCCATATCCTGTCCTTGCATACGAAGGACCTCCCGTTTAAGTGTAAGCGCTGCCGGCGAGGCTTCCGGCAGcctgcagagctgaagaagcacatgaagacacacagtGGTAGAAAGGTTTATCAGTGCCAGTATTGTGAGTACAACAGTACAGACGCTTCTGGCTTCAAACGCCACGTCATCTCCATTCACACCAAGGACTACCCCCACCGCTGCGACTACTGCACCAAGGGCTTTAGGAGGCCTTCGGAGAAGAGCCAGCACATAGCCAGGCATCACAAAGACATGTTAAtgtaa
- the LOC139207720 gene encoding solute carrier family 25 member 53-like translates to MAGSRKQDEDSLRDPMFHFHSYLHGGTSSLLSTLPTLVVFPVYKTVFRQQIHNTPVQQAVGQLCKEGPVKLYRGVAPPLLMRTLNGTLLFGLQDSLLRQLSLSSHNVLPTSALPALAGFGAGVVEAVVFTPFERVQNVLQNGQNDNRLPTLKSVLVRLKEQRPALGYYRAFLPITARNALGSSLYFGLKGPMCAVVAGQGLPPLVSSFISGTLTSMAISLALYPLSVLVANMQAQVGGEVKGVLACWRMLWTSRQQSVALLYRGGSLVILRSCITWGITTAIYDKQQKRSG, encoded by the coding sequence ATGGCAGGAAGTCGTAAACAAGACGAAGACAGCCTCAGGGACCCAATGTTTCATTTCCATAGTTACTTGCATGGAGGGACCTCCAGCTTGCTATCTACCCTCCCCACCCTCGTCGTCTTTCCTGTTTACAAGACTGTTTTCCGACAACAAATCCACAACACCCCAGTTCAGCAGGCGGTGGGACAGCTCTGCAAAGAGGGGCCTGTAAAGCTCTACAGGGGTGTGGCCCCGCCTTTACTGATGAGGACTCTTAATGGCACGCTGCTCTTTGGCCTCCAGGACTCCCTCCTCCGCCAGCTTTCCCTGTCATCCCACAATGTCCTCCCCACCTCTGCCCTGCCCGCTCTGGCCGGGTTCGGAGCAGGTGTGGTAGAAGCTGTGGTCTTTACCCCCTTTGAGCGTGTCCAGAATGTGTTGCAAAATGGCCAAAACGACAACCGTCTACCAACCCTGAAGAGCGTCCTTGTCAGGTTGAAAGAACAGAGGCCAGCCTTAGGGTACTACAGAGCTTTCCTGCCCATCACAGCCCGCAACGCTCTAGGCAGCTCCCTCTACTTCGGCCTGAAGGGGCCCATGTGTGCCGTCGTGGCTGGACAGGGACTCCCTCCACTGGTCTCCTCCTTCATCTCAGGGACGCTGACCTCCATGGCGATCAGCCTGGCTCTTTACCCACTGTCTGTGCTGGTGGCAAACATGCAGGCACAGGTGGGAGGGGAAGTAAAGGGGGTCCTGGCTTGTTGGAGGATGCTATGGACATCTCGGCAGCAGAGTGTGGCTCTGCTGTACCGAGGAGGCAGTCTGGTTATTTTGAGATCATGCATTACATGGGGAATCACCACCGCTATCTATGACAAGCAGCAGAAACGCTCAGGCTGA